From Bacteroidota bacterium, one genomic window encodes:
- a CDS encoding O-methyltransferase: MNFIDPKIEEYSIEKTTAESELLRRLSRETHLKTYMPRMLSGHLQGRLLSMISKMCNPSLIVEVGTFTGYSALCLAEGLPAEGKLITIDINEELKPLVQPFFEGSIHGKKIEMRYGNALTILKEIKDPIDLAFIDADKENYPAYWEIIFPKMKSGGIIIADNMLWSGKVIDENEKDIETEGVRKFAAIALNEKKAEQVLLPVRDGLLIIRKK; this comes from the coding sequence ATGAATTTTATTGATCCGAAAATTGAAGAATATTCCATTGAGAAAACTACAGCAGAAAGTGAATTACTCAGGCGGCTTTCCCGGGAAACACATCTGAAAACATACATGCCCCGAATGCTGTCGGGACATCTGCAGGGACGTTTGCTCAGCATGATCTCGAAAATGTGTAATCCTTCGCTTATCGTTGAAGTAGGAACGTTCACCGGTTATTCTGCGCTTTGCCTTGCGGAAGGATTGCCCGCAGAAGGAAAACTGATCACGATCGATATCAATGAAGAATTGAAACCATTAGTACAGCCATTTTTTGAAGGATCAATTCACGGAAAAAAAATAGAAATGCGTTATGGCAATGCGCTGACTATTCTCAAAGAGATCAAAGACCCGATCGATCTTGCGTTCATTGATGCTGACAAAGAAAATTATCCGGCTTACTGGGAAATTATTTTTCCAAAAATGAAAAGCGGCGGCATCATCATAGCCGATAACATGCTCTGGAGTGGAAAGGTCATTGATGAAAATGAAAAAGACATAGAAACGGAAGGCGTCAGAAAATTTGCAGCAATAGCGCTGAACGAAAAAAAAGCAGAACAGGTTTTACTTCCGGTGCGCGATGGTTTGCTCATCATCCGGAAAAAATGA
- the mtgA gene encoding monofunctional biosynthetic peptidoglycan transglycosylase — MTQFPLKIFRFFIRAGIFFITFSFLLVLVLRWLPVSYTPLMFIRLCQHNEKEKKIDHQWVGFKSIPDNLELAVVCCEDQRFLLHHGFDLEEIERASKEAEDGGRTRGASTISQQTAKNVFLWPSSTYVRKGFEVWFTLLIEFLWGKKRIMEVYLNSIEFGNGIYGCGSAAEHFFHKDVSLLSNAEAARLAVVLPNPLGMKADAASGIVINRMTWALGQMKNYGNKIDFDKGGSPLENTTGTK, encoded by the coding sequence ATGACTCAATTCCCATTGAAGATTTTCCGGTTTTTCATTCGCGCCGGAATATTTTTTATTACGTTCAGTTTTCTGCTTGTGCTGGTTCTCCGATGGCTCCCCGTTTCCTATACACCGCTCATGTTCATCCGGCTTTGCCAGCACAATGAAAAGGAAAAAAAGATCGATCATCAATGGGTGGGGTTCAAAAGTATTCCGGACAATCTCGAGCTTGCAGTGGTGTGTTGCGAAGACCAGCGTTTTCTTCTTCATCACGGATTTGATCTCGAAGAAATAGAACGCGCAAGTAAGGAAGCAGAAGATGGCGGAAGAACGCGAGGGGCCAGCACTATCAGTCAGCAAACGGCGAAAAATGTTTTTCTCTGGCCCAGCAGCACGTATGTGCGTAAAGGATTTGAAGTATGGTTCACACTGCTGATAGAATTTTTATGGGGCAAAAAAAGGATCATGGAAGTTTACCTGAATTCGATCGAATTCGGAAACGGAATTTACGGATGCGGGTCGGCCGCAGAGCATTTTTTTCATAAGGATGTTTCCCTTCTGTCCAATGCCGAAGCGGCGCGGCTTGCCGTGGTACTTCCTAATCCTCTCGGGATGAAAGCAGATGCTGCAAGTGGAATTGTTATTAATCGAATGACATGGGCACTCGGGCAAATGAAGAATTACGGAAATAAAATTGATTTTGACAAAGGCGGATCTCCATTGGAAAATACAACCGGCACCAAGTGA